From the genome of Winogradskyella forsetii, one region includes:
- a CDS encoding fasciclin domain-containing protein, with protein MKTNNIKNLLLVGALMLISTLGFSQDTMAPLAGVEDTKEYKTIDLIYMDKDLSIFANLLTLSGLDASLKMTDKEHTLFVPTNEAFKYMTVNKFAELTNPKNRAMLVKFVNNHFISSKIESYRLTGTKILDLGGENKIEIAESGNTTFIGGAKVIASNIETANGLVYVVNDLVNISE; from the coding sequence ATGAAAACAAATAACATAAAAAATTTACTCTTGGTAGGAGCGTTAATGCTAATAAGTACTTTAGGCTTCAGTCAAGATACAATGGCACCTCTTGCAGGTGTAGAAGACACAAAAGAATACAAAACCATAGATTTAATTTATATGGATAAGGATCTCTCTATCTTTGCAAATTTATTGACCCTGTCTGGTTTGGACGCTTCCTTGAAAATGACAGATAAAGAACACACCTTGTTTGTGCCCACGAATGAAGCTTTTAAATATATGACCGTAAATAAATTTGCGGAATTAACCAATCCTAAGAATAGAGCGATGTTGGTTAAATTCGTAAACAATCATTTTATAAGTTCAAAAATTGAAAGTTACCGACTTACAGGAACCAAAATATTGGATTTAGGCGGTGAAAATAAGATAGAGATTGCTGAATCAGGTAATACGACATTTATAGGAGGCGCAAAAGTGATCGCTTCAAATATTGAAACGGCTAATGGTTTAGTCTATGTTGTTAATGATTTGGTGAACATATCAGAATAA